The genomic window CCCGCCACATCGTACAGACCGCGACGGTCCAGCTGCGCCGCACGACCGGGATTGACGAGCTCGCCCCCGCCCACCGCCTGGACCGGCTCACCTCAGGGATCTTGTTATTCACCAAACGCCGCGAGATCCGCGGGGCCTACCAGACCATGTTCGCCGAGCGGAAGGTCCACAAGGTCTACCAAGCCATCGCCCCCGACGTTGGAATACAAGCAGGCACCGTCTGGCGCAGCCGGCTGGAGAAGACCCCAGGCGAAATCCAGGGGCGAATCGTAGAAGGCGAGCCCAACGCCGAAACCCACGTCGTCAAAGCCGAGCTCATCACCAACAAGCTAGGCGTCGAAGCCGTCCATGGGTCGCAGCCACCATTGACGCGTTATACGCTAGTGCCCACCACCGGCAAAACGCACCAGCTCAGGCTCCATCTATGGTCCGCCGGCGCACCCATCCTGGGCGATCCCATCTACCCGGACATCCTCTCGGAGGACGCCGAGGACTTCCGCGTCCCCATGCACCTGACCGCCACACAGCTCAGCTTCACCGACCCGCTCGACGGCATCGAGCGCACCTTCGAGACCACTCCGATCGACGTACGAATCTCATAAGGCGACCAGGCCCACCACGAATACTTAGCCCCTTAAAGCATCCACATGCACTGGGCACACAGCGGGTATTGGCAACGCGGGTATTGGCAGCATCCGCGAATACGACAGCACCCGGTAGAAACCTTGCTTATGGCTTCTACCGGGTGTTTTCTTGGTTATTGAATTTTATGTTGTTGTTTGGTGTCGGCGGTAACCTACTCTCCCACAACCTCCCGGTTGCAGTACCATCGGCGCGACGCAGGCTTAGCTTCCGGGTTCGGAATGGGTCCGGGCGTTTCCCTGCCGCTATTGACCACCGACAAACATCCGGGACACACATGTGGTGTCTGGTCCGGGGTGTTGTGTCAGATACTGCATAGTGGACGCGAACACGACAAAGTGACGATATCTTGTGTTTTGTTTTGTTCCACACAATAGTTTGTGTGGTGTTGGTTGTTTGGCCGATTAGTACCAGTAGCCTCCACATCTTACGATGCGCCCAGGTCTGGCCTATCAACCCGGTAGTCTTCCGGGGGCCTAATAATGAAACCTCATCTTAAAACAGGCTTCCCGCTTAGATGCTTTCAGCGGTTATCCCTCCCGTACGTAGCCAACCAGCCCTGCCACTGGCGTGACAACTGGCACACTAGAGGTACGTCCGTCCCGGTCCTCTCGTACTAGGGACAGCCTTCTTCAAGTTTCAACGCGCGCGGCGGATAGAGACCGAACTGTCTCACGACGTTCTGAACCCAGCTCGCGTGCCGCTTTAATGGGCGAACAGCCCAACCCTTGGGACCTACTCCAGCCCCAGGATGCGACGAGCCGACATCGAGGTGCCAAACCATCCCGTCGATATGGACTCTTGGGGAAGATCAGCCTGTTATCCCCGGGGTACCTTTTATCCGTTGAGCGACACCACATCCACAAGTAGGTGCCGGATCACTAGTCCCGACTTTCGTCCCTGCTCGAGCCGTCACTCTCACAGTCAAGCTCCCTTGTGCACTTACACTCACCACCTGATTGCCAACCAGGCTGAGGGAACCTTTGGGCGCCTCCGTTACATTTTGGGAGGCAACCGCCCCAGTTAAACTACCCACCAGGCACTGTCCCCAACCCAGATCATGGGCCAAGGTTCAGGCATTCACTACCATCAGAGTGGTATTTCACCAACGACTCCACCACCACTAGCGTGATAGCTTCACAGTCTCCCACCTATCCTACACAAACGATAGTAAATACCAATACCAAGCTATAGTGAAGGTCCCGGGGTCTTTTCGTCCTGCCGCGCGTAACGAGCATCTTTACTCGTAATGCAATTTCACCGGGCCTGTGGTTGAGACAGCAGAGGTCTCGTTACGCCATTCGTGCAGGTCGGAACTTACCCGACAAGGAATTTCGCTACCTTAGGATGGTTATAGTTACCACCGCCGTTTACTGGGGCTTAAATTCTCCGCTTCGGAACCAAAGGTTCCTAACAGGTCCTCTTAACCTTCCAGCACCGGGCAGGCGTCAGTCCATATACATCAACTTCACGTCTTCGCATGGACCTGTGTTTTTGATAAACAGTCGGACCCCTCTATTCTCTGCGACCACCACCAGCACACACACCGCAAAGAGTATGGCACCAGCAGTGGCCCCCCTTCTCCCGAAGTTACGGGGGCATTTTGCCGAATTCCTTAACCACAGTTCACCCGAACGCCTTAGTATACTCAACCTGACTACCTGTGTCGGTTTAGGGTACGGGCCGTACACCCACTCACTAGAGGCTTTTCTCGACAGTACAGGATCACCAACTTCACCCTCACGGGCTACGCATCACGCCTCGACCATACATGGTGCGGATTTAACCTACACCACAGTCTGCACGCTTACACCAACAATCCAATAAGTGGCATGGCTACCAACCTGTGTCACCCCATCGCTTGGACCACAGTTCAGGCCCCACGCATATCAACCACGACAATGCCCTCGAAAGGGCGAGTACATGGCGATATGGGTGGTTAGTATCACTGCTTTACCATTGGGCGCGGATATACGGGTACCAGAATATCAACTGGTTATCCATCGACTACGCCTGTCGGCCTCGCCTTAGGTCCCGACTCACCCTGGGAAGACGAACTTGACCCAGGAACCCTTAGTCATCCGGCGGGTAGGATTCTCACCTACCAATTCGTTACTCATGCCTGCATTCTCACTCGCACACACTCCACAGCGCCTTACGATACTGCTTCCACACGTGCACGACGCTCCCCTACCCAACAAAACATTGTTGCCGCGGCTTCGGCGGTATGCTTGAGCCCCACTACATTGTCGGCGCAGAACCACTCGACCAGTGAGCTATTACGCACTCTTTCAAGGATGGCTGCTTCTAAGCCAACCTCCTGGCTGTCTTCGCGATCCCACATCCTTTTCCACTTAGCATACCCTTAGGGGCCTTAACCGGCGATCTGGGCTGTTTCCCTCTCGACTATGAAGCTTATCCCCCACAGTCTCACTGCCACGCACACACTAGCGGCATTCGGAGTTTGGCTGATGTTGCTAAGATTGTAGTCCCGCTCAACCAACCAGTAGCTCTACCTCCACTAGGCTTAAAACGTAACGCTGCACCTAAATGCATTTCGGGGAGAACCAGCTATCACGGAGTTTGATTGGCCTTTCACCCCTACCCACAACTCATCCCCGCAGTTTTCAACCTACGTGGGTTCGCGCCTCCACAACCTCTTACAGCTGCTTCACACTGGCCATGGGTAGATCACCCCGCTTCGGGTCCAGGACATGCCACTGACAACACCCCATTAGGATTCGGTTTCCCTACGGCTACCCCACACGGGTTAACCTCGCGACATGCCGCTGACTCGCAGGCTCATTCTTCAAAAGGCACGCCATCACACACAAACAAGTGCTCTGACGGATTGTAAGCACATGGTTTCAGGAACTATTTCACTCCCCTCCCGGGGTACTTTTCACCATTCCCTCACGGTACTCAATACACTATCGGTTATTGCACGTATTTAGGCTTACCGGGTGGTCCCGGCAGATTCACAACAGATTCCACGAGCCCGTTGCTACTCGGGGACAACAACAATCATGACAAGTATGCCTTCACCTACAGGACTCTCACCTACTCCGGTTGACCATTCCAAGCCAATTCAGCTAACACACACACCACAACGAAGCACTGGTAGACACTTCAACGTTGAAACCCCACAACACCGCATGCGCAACCCCTACCAAGTATCACACACACACGGTTTAGCCTCATCCACGTTCGCTCGCCGCTACTAGCAGAATCATTATTATTTTCCTCTCCTACGGGTACTGAGATGTTTCACTTCCCCGCGTAACCCCCACACCCACTATGAATTCATGGGCAGGTACCACCCCACAACGAGTGGCAGGTTTCCCCATTCGGACATCCTCGGATCAACGCTTACTTGACAACTCCCCGAGGCTTAACGCAGCCTGACACGTCCTTCATCGGCACACAATACCAAGGCATCCACCATGCGCCCTTCACACAACGAACACACACCACCACAAACACAGCCCACAAAGACTGCCCTCATGGCGGGTGAACACACAAAAATTAAGAAAAACAAGAAATCACATCACACCACACACAAACAACCACAACAGTTGCTCACATGCAGTACATGCTCGCGTCCACTATACAGTTCTCACACAACACCCAACACACACCACAACCAACCACACCATGGCCAACTGCTAGTCGTGTGTTAGCACCAGGACAACACTAATGCCCCAGACACCCAACAATGCACCAACATACCCAAAACAAACCAACACATGGAATATAAGCATTTGCGAAAAAGAATGATTGCACCCAGCCTCATTCACTGGGGGCATGCGTCCACCCGATTAAACAAATGATGAC from Corynebacterium confusum includes these protein-coding regions:
- a CDS encoding pseudouridine synthase, which gives rise to MSQRIAHHRKGYSPLGIQNGLNPTRVRVPESGITAWDFLAHVITSQRHRHPADDATALQRRFDDHAVVLRDGTVLSPRSILRAGQDVYFYRMPAQEEPIPYDIPVVYEDDNLLVANKPPFMATMPRARHIVQTATVQLRRTTGIDELAPAHRLDRLTSGILLFTKRREIRGAYQTMFAERKVHKVYQAIAPDVGIQAGTVWRSRLEKTPGEIQGRIVEGEPNAETHVVKAELITNKLGVEAVHGSQPPLTRYTLVPTTGKTHQLRLHLWSAGAPILGDPIYPDILSEDAEDFRVPMHLTATQLSFTDPLDGIERTFETTPIDVRIS